The sequence below is a genomic window from Ciona intestinalis chromosome 1, KH, whole genome shotgun sequence.
ACTGATACTTATATTGTGATAAAACCAATATTTACAGCCAACAAGGTTGATTATAGATACTGTGCCAAATATTTCTTACCTTTCTATTACCATAATCAATCATACGTATAGTTTTTGCGTTTGAATGAACTATTATTAGTATGgcttttaataataattgaCGATCAGcagttaaaagaaaaatcaatatgttatatttctGCGACATAAATATGTGGAGGCgggtatttgtttattaatagttTTTCTCGTATCAAAGGTTGACACGTTGTTATCTAAACTATATCTATTGCGACTTATTTAAGGCTTGAATTACGTTCTCTATGGTTAAAATATCCCAAACACAAAGTGCATCGCGTAACCATATAATGCTAATCTGTGACACACTGTAATATTAAGCAGGTGGTGAAATAATAAGCGATAGGTTTCTAAACTATCGCAAATTTTACGAGAATACTGAAAAAGTGGTGTCCGGTTAAAACTATACAACTAGCGAATGTAAATGCATTATAACTTTTCTTGTTATATTTTCTGAACCCAGCCTAACTCTAAAAAATTTTACGCactaatataaatgtaacttgtttattattttgccTTTTCTGTTTAGCTGCACTGCGGACTCTATTTCTGTAAAGTAACCTGTTATGGGTTTTTACATCAACTGCTCTGAGAAAATGCGCTGACCGTTTTGGCCTTCAGTCTCTTCAGAACGAAACCGATAAAGAAGTATCTCAACGCTAACGTTGGGCGCCCGCACACGCGTGGTCCCCAGGGTCCCTTTGGTCGCACAATCTTGGCTGAAAGCAGCGACCAAGCGATCCCGCGGGAATCTTGGAGTGGCTTTCTTTGCTGAGAAGTCAATCGGTGATTAGAGAAAGTATAAATACTATAGATGCGTAAATACCATGGCCAGTATACGTATAGTGGAAGGCCTACAACACAGTTGGTTAAAATGGAATGCGTGAATTCACGGGTTGACCGCAAAATAGTGTTATATATGTACTAAAGCTTTCATATAATACCCGCTTACGTGCAAAACAACCTTAAGTAAATAACGTATAGCACggcatttgtttaaaacaaaaaaaaagaatttcacACATTTTGAAATGGTTGAGCGATTCTTTTTATAAGTTGTGCAAATATAGCGTTCTCATGTTATCAGTGGTGGAACACCTAGAGAGTACGTCATTGGTTTGTTGGCTATTATATACTGAAAATACTTCGTATCGCGAAGTCAAACAGTCGTGATGAACCAAACGTGATGTTTAGCACAAATCTATTCGGAGGTTTTCGATCTGGAAACATTTAATACAATTAAACATATCTGTAAAATAGTATATGAATGCCATCAGTACGTTGTTTACGATGAATTCGAGCAGAAAAtggtaatatattatttattcctTACTCGGTTTAGTTTTGATTAAGCAATATATGGGAGGTGTAAATTGTAACTGTCAAATTCTCGAAACCCACATTTATTACCACATGTCGAAAGTGAAAGGTTTGATGCATTTATAATCAGTACATCGACAGATATATTAGTTCATGCGATACCCTCGAgaggtttttaatttcagttaCCCTTCCGCCACTTTGCCTTCACTAAGAAGTATTTCGTGATGGAACAAAACATACAAGCAGGTTAATGTTGTTGAGCATTCACGTGTGCAAATaatgataaatttatttaattcgcATGGACATAACACGTATAAGACAAACGtgagaaaaattaaaagtcaGTCACtgtactaaaaaatatatagtagagtagaGTAAGATGTGTctcctttttattctattttatcgttccGCTTGGTAAggaaacaaagatcattcaaatACTTATAAAAgcctatcctcacgactcctattgaccgttgttaaatgttttatttaaacatgaaccttatatttggatattatgtaccaaaGATGTATTACCCCCACATACCATTTTATAGAACACCAATATCTGTATGTATAAAAATGATTGTTCGATTTCCTTGCATTTTACACAGACAGGTAGCTCATTAGCGCCACCGAACGgtcacatatagtagggttgggtaaGAAGAAGCtcggggtaagacgggattgctttttaaatttctttttatcaGTACCTATTTGACGATAGacgaaaaaatgttacagtagTATTTCAACAAAGTGCGCGTATAGGGCGGTTACTAGTAAGACATAATCAACATTGTAATATAGAAAGTGCTAAAAACTAACtaataaaaaacacttttttattaattttgaaggAAAATCATTCATTATActaaattagaaacaaaatttatatttagaaacgatcaaaattgagtgttttttttttaatgggaaatcccatgcattgcgccacggccatttttttactccagcggtcgAAATTGCGGACCtgaaactcttttttttttcaaaagctgttttgtattttaaaacttggatGGTGGCTTTAggtcacatttgagcatatctatcaatacacaaaatTTGATTCTGGGTTGGTATGTCACTTTGGGCCTACAACGATGCCTTTACAAAGTTGGCCAAACGGAGATATAAAGAGGTGCGACGAGACGCCACCTCAATCACAGCCGCCTGTACCATTCTGAGGTCATGTATTTAGTCACACGGCGGAACCTTCGTGAATGGTTTAACACACggtcaggatacttggataatatttgctaaagatgtcccgtctttccccaccctactctaaaGTTAAGTAAGGTAAGTTGGGACGCggtgcaatttttttatatctcCTTGTACAGTTCCCCCGTTTAATGATAGATCAGcataaattttacaatattacTCAACAGTATTCTCACGCCGTCCAACAAAATGCGCGATAAAGGCGGTTACTGTcgttaagtatttttttaacattgatTTTAACAACACTAAATTCAAATCATaacacatatttataaatataaaaactatgaATTAGTCTTGTAAAATTAATTAGACGAGTGCATAGACTCGTCTAATTAAAGGGCAATGAATGATCACGAAGCTCGTGGCGGATTAAATAAATTTCGATACATTAGGGGCATATGTTAGTAACACAGTAATCGGTATATTATTTAGCTTTGTTTATATAGCAAaagtataatacaaaaaacagAGTAgattgtatatacatatacccctccaagaataaataaaaatattccgGGCTTTGGGCGAGCATTCCTGCTAATAAATTTATcaatcaatattttatatgtgttCAAAAAATTCTGCTAGAGACTGTCTGGGTAAATGcgggtaattattttaacaaatgatCTTACAGAATCCGCGTTACTTTTATGCACTACCCTACTGTGTTGTCTTACTCTGTTTCAATTAAACTAGATAGGGACGTTTTAATGTGTTGgaaagtaacagaatacagTCTCGTTCAAAATCATACCCTGGTTTTCGTCGATTTATAATGATCTATGCTATAAATGCTAAgatgcaacaaaatatattttattgatcAATGAGAATTCGTGatgaatataataaatattagatAGATAACTCTTACTGTCACCAGCATATAAAGCATGCAGAATATATTGCTCAGAAATGAAAAAGTGGAATATAAGAAACATGATTGGCTTATTAGATAAAACGATAATGATACATACAGGGTGGTATACAAACTTTAATATGCAACACAATTggtcaaactttttaaaacaacaacgacAAAATAAAGATACATGAGCGAAATTATGAAGTAATATGAAAATAGCaagtttaaattgatttattaGTTACGCTTACGAGcataatacattttattgtacTTCGAAGTGCGTTTATATATTGGTTATAAATACGCGGAAATGGTTTCAATATCAAATGTATAGTCgaaggtttaatatttttaattgggACGTggatatttctaaattttatcGGATATTTAAGAAATGGtgatattgtttttttgatttaaactttCTTGTCTCAGAAGCTTCATCAGGTCACATGGGATTTGTGAACTTTCTACATTTGACGAGGTATgagtttgtgttttatcaacAATACCACATTTGCTGTTGCCCCGATGGTGTGCATTTAAATTGGATATCAAAGAAACTCTCCGTTCCAGTTCTGAAACAAAAGTTATGACTTAAAACTACTGACCTGATGTTCCATATACAGTCAATATAGATGGATAAGTGCAAAtggaaaagataaaaaaaacagtccgGTGTGTTCCAGTAGGTAAAGCGAGCATATCTCTATAACCCAGAGCAAAGTTACTTAAACGCAAGTGTTCCAAGCAAGTGATCGTTAATGGTTTGTCTAAACTGTAAGAAATtcctaaaaaatcaaatttctcAAAAAAAATACCGAAAAAGTTACAATCGTGGGAATAATTTTCAATCTGACCCCAGCATTCTACTATATCTAAGTGAAAACtgtttttggtaaaacaaataataaaaataaatagattacTTCGCTTAATCATTCTTGTGgtggtaaaacttttttgcttttttagtaTCTTCTTCTTCTCCAAAACCTCATTATCACTTGAATCTGATTCCGCGGAGAATTCCTCCCTTAATGCGTCACAATCGACTGAATACGATCTCGCATCTACGCGACGATGTAAAGAGAGTTTGCGATGAATCGACAGGTGCTCTAAAAATTTGGTGTAGTTTGTGTTTATACTTCTTtcgttcaatattttttttgtttcatacctAGACTTGACGATCTACGTCTATTCCACTGGACACAAATTTCTTTCATTATATGTAGAGATTCAACCAATGCTGCAACAAACTTTTCGGAACTTGTACTCGGGCAAGTACGAAATGATGCTGTACAGAAAATGATTGAATTGCTGTGAGGATTGTAGGAAACACCATAACCGTCCGGCACCACTGGTCCATAGCACATAAAAGAATCTGTACTCGTTGGTATCTAAACAAAGTACAAATGTGAGTTTGGGATTTATTTTGTACGACCGCAAATAAAATCATATCTATACCAACATAATCTATTATGTAGTAGGGTACGGGTGtgatgggacaccattagctCATAACATCtcaatatcttgatcgtgttttaaacaattaacagtggtctatgggagtcgttaggatacggttttataattccttaaatgctcttgtttgctaccaaacgggacgggaaaatagaatagaaaggggtcccatcttttcccaccctatactacaTTTACCGCAATTACTACATTGAATCCATATAGGGGGTGAACAGTAATATTAAAACTCATCGAAAAGTTAGTGAAACCTCATATAAACACAACATCATATACCTGACTTGTAGAGAGTTGAAAATAATTGCTAAGCTCATATGAAGAGTCTTTGAATATACCTGGGGTTGGAAGACCCATTTCGTCTGCCATCTGTATTATAATATGCTTAATTTAAGTATcatgttaaataataatattgtgtAAGATATAGAAAAGATGCGTAATTTCGTGCAGTAATTTTgaacaaagataaaataatCCAAGTTACTTGTTTAAGTCCAAGTAAATGACAATCAATGCCATGACCAGTGATGGCTGCAATGGTGAAGTCAGTTTGTGCTTTCACAGCCCTCCGCAACAGTAACATCTTTTTTGCGTCCTGTTTAACGGAAATTATGCATTACTAAAATCATTATTAGTTAATAAATAATTCCACCATTTTTATCTTCCCGCTTTCATCAGGTTCAGTCAATCCTTTCGCTAATTCAAGCGCCTGAACCGTTGCAGCTCTTATGTTATCCACTCTGCCTTCTCTAAATCTTCTGGTTGAAGCACTTTCATATGTAGATACCAAACGTTTGTATAGCCTGCATGTTAAAGATATTGtcctgttataaaaaaaacaaacaacagtgTCCATTGATATGGAGATTTAAGAATTTCCCGAAACCAACAATCGTTTCaagtatagtagtgtgggggatgTTGGGACacttattcattttattttccgtctcatttggtagtaaacaaagaacactgaaagaattatataacgtatatttacgactcccatggaccattggtaattgttttaaacacgatcaggatagttggataatatgttctaaaggtgtcccgtcttccttaACAGCACTGTATAATATAGTTCACGTCGAAATGTAATTTATGACTACTCTTCAGTCTTCACCAATTGACAATGAATATGTTCTGAGATTCTGGATAAAACGAGGAAAATAGACAGGGGACAATTTGTGTTCCCGGTACCACCTAAAAAACGTCCTATATATGcattgattttggaaatattgggcaatatgtgagTCATAGtattttagaatatatatattcatgcGTCCCAAATGAAATctttatttctgtttaatttctttgtcGCATTACGCTACGCACGGCCTTCTATAgagatttattaaaaataatatctcCAGTAGGCCGGGCGCTACGCAACTTTGAATTCAGCATTTAATCACGAAAAACAGTGCAAAATGTAAGCTCCTAAGGTACCTTAGTGGCGTATAATATACTGTTggctgtaaatatttttgataataTAGTCCAACTTATTCACTTACTTGTAATATGTAATTTGTAGACAAACTTGCACGTAAGCATCTGGGCTCATGTTCTGTCGTTTGATGAAATCTTTTCCATAATTCGTGTATCGAAGAATTTCTAAATCTAGTGAATTCGCAACGTGCCTGTTTTTGGCTTTACCAATTTCGACATACCTGTTTGGTAAAAGGAATAAGTACATACTAGCTGGCAAATAAACCAGACTCAtgaaacaccgagtagtccaacgtTTTTCTTTTGTGGAATGGCgtaaatcaatttatttttactgtataatttttttgcgggataaaaataaaagattacTTATACTTGTTTTACATTCcccaaatgttttttatttatttttttaggtataaatatttaaactcttCCACACTATAGTTTATAAGGCTAAGTTTGGTTATAATTAGTGTATCGAATACAATCGTTTGATTAATGTAAGAGGTACaacttattattaaacaaacaaaaaagtaatcgAAAATTACTTGCTAGTTAGGCAATCGTATgcaatattgtttgttaagCACGTATAAGTTGTCATATAGATCTTTTTTGGGCACGTAGTGACCATATGGGTCccttttcgtcgaacagttgttcttgttcttgttgtttttttgggcAATTTTTTCGCATTTATCGCAATTcttaattcttaattctagcatttgtTCTTTAATTtcttgattaaaattaaatcataaaacaaatttaaaaattttagtaactaaattttcaaactaaattttcagatttaaaaccgcgcctaattagcgattaatttgtcttttttaGCCGATCTTTTATAAATCGGGACTTTCCCTATATGCCAGTTTTAGCATTTGGTTAAAATCGAGTACGACATAGTCTGGACGTTACATTGTCACGATTATAGTTGCTACTTGCTTACATCGTAAAATGATGTTAGTTGCTTGGTACTTTTTACTCAGCACagattctataaatatgtttttatgacgaatattaatgtTTATGAATTACATTTTTCgaatttttcaaactttattttagaatTGATACCGCTGgagtctagttagtacagtatCCAACTTTTagtggcaccagtagaaggtattaAAATGGCTGCTATAGTTTCTAAGATCAGGATCACCTTGGTATAATATTTAACCACGGATTATTGAATGACCATTGTTGCTTGTGTTTATAACAGCAGAGTACATGCTACATAGGTTAATGTTgttgaacgaatgtaactgtTTGCCTTAAGTTGTTAACGTAGTTTACGTAAAGACTGACATGCAccaatatttatctttttcttGTACATTATAAGGCagattgtgttttgtatataatcTATTATGCAGAGCAAATTCAAGGAAAGCATAGAAGTTGAAGAGATGATTTTCTATGCATAGCAACAAGGAATCGaacatgtgttatttatttcttagaCAATAGTGAACTATAGTAGTATAATACCTCAtcatgtttaatgtttaagcCCTTATCCACAGGCGTCCGGTTAGGGGTTCGAGTTCCAAAATTATGAATTGTGTAGTAAAAGTGTTAATTATTGCGATCTACACGACACAGTTAAGATTATCTTGTTATTGTACAATCTTATATCTTGTTTAAGTAACTTTTATAtcatttgtataaaaacttaCTGATTAACAGAAGGGTTAAGTCTCCACTGGAGGCGTCGTGGGGAAGGTAGCACGATGCTCGAATTTGATCTGTATGCtccttttttttcttgtagTGCTCTGGAAATAGGGaatgtttcaaacaaaatgCACAACGGATACGAAGGTAGTgtcaataaaacaatcaataaCCCCAATGTATactagagtgggggaagatgggacatcttatcattctgttttcttgcgcaatttggtagtaaccaaagaacattcaaagaattataaaactgtatcctcacgactcccatggaccgttgttaattgtttaaaacacgttcaggatatttggatattatgtgctaaaaatctcccgtcttcccccaccctaatatattatGAAATTTCACGagttttatcaaataaaatatattaatatgataACCGCGAAAAGCATTGcttgttgatttttaaacaaacataaagaCGCGTGGCAATGTTTTCAAGCGAATGAACCAATATTCACACACATAGCTgcaaacatataaacaaagggttattttattcacataATTACTtacatgtattttaacaagTGTTCTATGAGCGCGGTGACAGCTATACCCTCAGAAGCAGAATGTTCATAAGAAAGACCTGTTTTTCCGTCAGAACCGATTATAAGTTGGATAGTTTTGTCGTACCACCTACGATAGTCGaagatatattttgtttaaacaacccaGCGATCTTTCAAATTCTCGAAGGTCTTTAACTTTCTATCTTGGTTGTAATCACGTACAGGGAAAATGGAAATCAAATGTTATTAGGtacaacagccacgcttttccTAATGTGTTTGGCGTCTGCGTATGTGTTTGTTATTAATCCCTCCAATGTGTCATTTAAAACAGGGTGTGTGATTTTATTGTTGCATATGAGGGTTTCAGCGTCAGGCTGTTGCTAGACTGTAAACTTTTCAAAGTATTTTTCTGAGCATCTACCTTGATTTTAAGTTATATGAATAAGTAAGGTATATAGACCAGTTATTGATCTCTCTGATTTACTACTACACATTTTATGTACCATACCTgttacaactgtttttttctggTCCTCCTCCATAAAGCATTTGGTGcgccattgtgacgtcatcttcATTTTCCAGTGATTTATCGAGACACAGAATGAAAATACTTTGTTCGATGTAATCGAGTGAGAGGCGATTTATTGGTTCTGCAAAATGAGACCATAACGTTAAGAACAAGAATAAAACTTgagcaaataatatttaaaatacaaaaaataaatgcactGCTGTTTACCTGACATCATAATCTCCCGAGCCTCAGCCCAATCTGGTCGCTTCAGTGACGTTAAAACTCCAACCGGGGGATTATGTTCAGCAGGATCGTGAGCGGCATCTAAAATACGCTGGAATTGGCTGACAAATTCGGCCTCACTCAATCGGTAATTGCCCATCATGACTGGAACTACGAAAAACTAAAACACCGAAGGTTGTGTAACGTTAAAATTGACTCTTCAACAACTGTTTATTCTTTCAAATTGACGAAAATAGTCTAAccacttaaaataaaatccaacGCATATGAAAGTTGAACTAAGGAATAAACCAACCTGGTTGTTACAAACAACGATCACGTGTTCTGGTTCATCAGATTGAACGGATTTTAGCGAAACAAGTTTATCACGTGTATATCCAGGGAGTCTATATGAATTAAGCAGTCTGTAGTATTGTTCCATACACATTGCTTGACCGGCAAGCTGTCCTCTTGCAACATCAACGGGTAGGGCACGTCTATATATagataaacatatagtaggatggggtaagttgggactcGGAAAAGATGGGACCCAAGTTTAAACCTTTATTTACGGGCGCTCATTTATTGACAAcatagttatatttttttcgatTTGAACATAGCTACATAATATTTTGACTCAGTCGGCCACTCGTGTTGAaattaagtttgaaaaaatgCTGAATCAGCGCAATCTTGTATGAGctatgttcaatcgaaaaattaaaacacaataaagtCTATATTTaataacgttttttaaatatttacataaaaaaatattcaataaactaaattgattatttaaaggtttttGGTTGTTTGTAAACTAGAAACGCTTAAAGTTCAGCAGAGACATTTTGTAAGGGGCAATCCCGTGCGATTTTTTATTCCGGCGTTTTTCAGCcgattttttttcagaaactgTTTCGATTTTTGAAACTTtcatggtacctttagatcataTTTTAGCATCTCTATGCATATAAAAAACCTTGGGTTGATATGCttctaaaaacaaacaaa
It includes:
- the chat gene encoding choline acetyltransferase (The RefSeq protein has 4 substitutions compared to this genomic sequence) — encoded protein: MPGALHQKPLEKRSSRLNIQKLSCSTSLPSLPLPDLQETLEQYLLCIKALVSESQFEQTKEIVESFGATGGVGEAIQRRLEECAKTKVNWAYEWWLNDMYLTNPASLPINSNPGMVLPKQNFEDQLSMLQYAAKITSGILDFKVILDARALPVDVARGQLAGQAMCMEQYYRLLNSYRLPGYTRDKLVSLKSVQSDEPEHVIVVCNNQFFVVPVMMGNYRLSEAEFVSQFQRILDAAHDPAEHNPPVGVLTSLNRPDWAEAREIMMSEPINRLSLDYIEQSIFILCLDKSLENEDDVTMAHQMLYGGGPEKNSCNRWYDKTIQLIIGSDGKTGLSYEHSASEGIAVTALIEHLLKYIALQEKKGAYRSNSSIVLPSPRRLQWRLNPSVNQYVEIGKAKNRHVANSLDLEILRFTNYGKTFIKRQNMSPDAYVQVCLQITYYKLYKRLVSTYESASTRRFREGRVDNIRAATVQALELAKGLTEPDESGKIKMDAKKMLLLRRAVKAQTDFTIAAITGHGIDCHLLGLKQMADEMGLPTPGIFKDSSYELSNYFQLSTSQIPTSTDSFMCYGPVVPDGYGVSYNPHSNSIIFCTASFRTCPSTSSEKFVAALVESLHIMKEICVQWNRRRSSSLEHLSIHRKLSLHRRVDARSYSVDCDALREEFSAESDSSDNEVLEKKKILKKQKSFTTTRMIKRKLERRVSLISNLNAHHRGNSKCGIVDKTQTHTSSNVESSQIPCDLMKLLRQESLNQKNNITIS